From Rhineura floridana isolate rRhiFlo1 chromosome 5, rRhiFlo1.hap2, whole genome shotgun sequence, a single genomic window includes:
- the LOC133385724 gene encoding cytochrome c oxidase copper chaperone-like has product MEFTGTYFQQLPSLKPCCACPETKRVRDACIIEKGEEHCGTLIEAHKECMRALGFKI; this is encoded by the exons ATGGAGTTcactgggacttatttccaa CAGCTGCCTTCCCTCAAGCCATGCTGTGCCTGTCCGGAGACGAAGCGGGTGCGTGATGCCTGCATAATCGAAAAAGGAGAAGAACATTGTGGTACTCTTATTGAGGCCCACAAGGAGTGCATGAGAGCCTTGGGTTTTAAGATATGA
- the LOC133385807 gene encoding popeye domain-containing protein 2-like yields MLAHLVYQLHKDTFPEEFDLLYKQLCQPLQVPHQVFKEIVKCCEERVLPLARDQTYAVEGKTSIDWPSFLLSGRVTVSQDGQFLHYVFPYQFLDSPEWESLRSSEEGIFQVTLTAETDCSFITWQRKKLYLLLAKERYIARLFSVLLGFDISEKLYALNEKLFAKFGLRFDIRLPSLYHVLGPASSDVEVEKEPEECEEPTAQLGHSPTFVQTAPVAPCTGSLPVPPAHPRIPRPDSGLSASGSYLKINHQALAKGRAPLAPTQTPEL; encoded by the coding sequence ATGCTTGCTCACCTAGTTTACCAGCTCCATAAAGACACCTTTCCTGAAGAATTTGACTTGCTCTACAAACAACTTTGCCAGCCCCTGCAAGTGCCACACCAGGTCTTCAAAGAAATTGTCAAGTGCTGTGAGGAAAGGGTTCTGCCATTGGCCAGAGACCAGACCTATGCTGTGGAAGGGAAGACATCAATTGATTGGCCGTCATTCTTACTGTCTGGCAGGGTTACAGTAAGCCAGGATGGACAATTTCTACATTATGTCTTCCCGTATCAGTTCCTGGATTCTCCTGAGTGGGAATCGCTTCGATCTTCTGAAGAGGGAATATTTCAGGTGACACTGACAGCAGAGACTGACTGCAGTTTCATCACTTGGCAAAGGAAGAAgctctacttgcttctggcaaaagaGCGCTATATTGCCCGCCTGTTCTCAGTCCTCCTTGGCTTTGATATCTCAGAGAAACTGTATGCCCTAAATGAAAAGCTTTTTGCAAAATTTGGCCTGCGATTTGACATCCGTCTTCCCAGCCTCTATCATGTCCTGGGACCTGCCTCTTCAGACGTGGAGGTGGAGAAAGAACCAGAGGAATGTGAAGAGCCAACAGCCCAATTAGGCCATTCACCCACATTTGTCCAGACAGCTCCTGTGGCCCCTTGCACTGGGTCTCTTCCTGTCCCTCCTGCCCATCCCAGGATACCTCGGCCTGACAGTGGCCTGTCTGCTTCTGGAAGCTACCTGAAGATTAATCATCAGGCCCTTGCAAAAGGACGAGCCCCTCTGGCTCCTACTCAGACCCCAGAACTCTAG